Part of the Penicillium digitatum chromosome 4, complete sequence genome is shown below.
GAATTGGGACTTTGTTGGCCTCACTGGGAACATGTCCCAACAACCTCATGCCCTACCCCTGCACCTCGAAGAATGCAGCTGTCTGGGGATCGTAAGAAGCCCTATTTTGGGGTACAACATCTTTTCACTTTGACCGTCAGTTGACTCAAATACAAAATTTTCGCTCATTAGAAAGAGGAGAGAGTTTCTCTATGGGGAATGTAAGTCGGGGCACACTCCTTTGAGCAACCGAGTTGACTGTGATCAATCACATCAAGCACCTGGGCATCAACGCCTCATTTTCTGGATCCAGAAGTCAGATGATGCCACTGTCATCTATACTAAATAGATCCATGCCCCGAATAGATTCGTCCTCGGTAAATCCTATCAACTATGGAACCACTTTTGTTGCACCTCCTGGTCTTATTGCCGGCCATCGTGCTCGTACGATATGCCTTCACATGTGGCCACCGGATCAGCACTATGCCTGTTGGTAAGCTATCTCTCCGAAGTTGTCTGAATGGATTTGCTCAATTCACGTAGGTCCACCTCCTCTGCCATTCATCGGCAACATCCATCAGATCACCAAGAAACACACCCAGATTAAGTATGTTCGATCAAATTTCCCCTTCCCATTGAAGTACACGGTAATTGCTTACCACTGATGTGTTGCGGAGTTCATGTTCACGGAATGGGCCGCCCAGTATGGTGGGTTATACGTGCTCAAGATCGGAAATGGCAATATGGCCGTCATCACTACGATATACAGACTGTTGAAACACCGCTAAATACAATCCGCACGGCTAACCGAGAGGGATCCAACATGCGACGGCTTTTACAAACTCATGGAGGAATGATCGGAACTGATGGAAACTGGCGCAACACCCACCAGTCGACCTGTTCCCCTGGTTGAAGCTGCTGCCACAGCGGCTGTTCAAAAACTACATCGACCGGGCCAAGGCCATCGGCGTGCAGATGGAGACCCTCTACGGTGACATTTTTGAAGACGGCGATTCAGCTGCGCAAAGATGGCCATAACGATGGCACCTTTATAGATAAGGTCCTGGATCGTCAAGAGAAACATCATCTCTCCTGGCCCCAGCTGGCAATCATCGGCAGGGTCCTGATGGAAGAGGGCTCGGATACTAGCTCCAGTCTCACACCGGCTATCGTACAAGCGTTAATTCAAAATCCAGATGTCCAGCGAAAAGCGTATGCTGAGATTGATGCTGTGGTCGGCCATGACCGGTCGCCTGTTTCGGAAGACTTTGAGAAACTGCTATATATCAACATGATGGTCAAGGAAGGTCATCGGTGGAGGCCTATACTTCCACTCTGTTTTCCACATGCGTTAGGAGAAAGGTAGGGCCTTTGGTTTCGTATTTTGATTCCGTTGCTGTTCTTTTCCCCCCACGATGATCGTCTTCTAACCTCTGTACCAGACGACTGGGTCGATGGCAAATTCCTCCCCAAGGGTACAGTAGTCGTGGTCAACACCTGGAGAATGTACATGGATCCGTCTCAACCCAAACGACCTTGCCATTTTCATCCCCGAGCGTTTTGCCAAACACCCCCGAATTGGCTCCCGACTACGTGTCGGGAACATGGGAGCGTCGCGACCACTATGGCTACGGGGTTGGACGCCGGATATGTCCTGGCATCCACCTAGCCGAGCGCAACAGGCTCCTGGCTGTTGCCACGTTGCCGTTGGCGTTTGACTTCCAGCCCGGAGAAGGCCCGATGGACAGTGACCCGATGAATGGGTACCAT
Proteins encoded:
- a CDS encoding Cytochrome P450, coding for MEPLLLHLLVLLPAIVLVRYAFTCGHRISTMPVGPPPLPFIGNIHQITKKHTQIKYVRSNFPFPLKYTTAIQLRKDGHNDGTFIDKVLDRQEKHHLSWPQLAIIGRVLMEEGSDTSSSLTPAIVQALIQNPDVQRKAYAEIDAVVGHDRSPVSEDFEKLLYINMMVKEGHRWRPILPLCFPHALGERRLGRWQIPPQGYSSRGQHLENVHGSVSTQTTLPFSSPSVLPNTPELAPDYVSGTWERRDHYGYGVGRRICPGIHLAERNRLLAVATLPLAFDFQPGEGPMDSDPMNGYHNGFLYCAKDYPCRPILRNEVIRATIEREYATATADVFSRFTEG